In a single window of the Paenibacillus sp. MMS20-IR301 genome:
- a CDS encoding ATP-binding protein: MNKNSSSQRLPRAKGIDMATVYSPKECARKVRHLVLPEMNRKIVQEFITILGMRDTFEQNGVPIPNKVVMYGPPGTGKTLTAFHMAQMLELPLILVRLDAVIHSHLGETGSNIRKIFDYAKATPCVLFLDEFDAIARTRESNDEVKEMARAVNTLLQCLDDFWDSSIFVAATNLEHELDRAIWRRFDTKMIYSLPDEHSRRQYVELLINSFAGEAGLTEEVCARLAGCSFADIEQIVLKAKRKAIIEQGPLTREHITASYEEYSPSL; encoded by the coding sequence ATGAACAAGAACAGCAGCAGCCAGCGGCTTCCGCGGGCCAAAGGCATAGATATGGCAACGGTCTATTCGCCCAAGGAATGTGCCCGGAAGGTCAGACATCTTGTCCTGCCTGAGATGAACCGGAAGATTGTGCAGGAGTTCATCACCATTCTGGGAATGCGTGACACCTTCGAGCAGAATGGCGTACCTATCCCCAATAAGGTAGTAATGTATGGCCCGCCGGGCACCGGGAAAACCTTAACCGCCTTCCACATGGCGCAGATGCTGGAACTGCCGCTGATTCTCGTCCGGCTGGATGCGGTGATTCACAGCCATTTGGGGGAGACGGGAAGCAATATCCGTAAAATTTTTGACTATGCGAAGGCCACCCCTTGCGTACTCTTCCTGGATGAATTCGATGCCATCGCAAGAACAAGGGAAAGCAATGATGAAGTGAAGGAGATGGCGCGGGCGGTGAACACCCTGCTGCAATGTCTCGATGATTTCTGGGACAGCAGCATATTCGTGGCTGCGACCAATCTGGAGCATGAGCTGGACCGTGCCATCTGGCGCAGGTTCGATACGAAGATGATCTATTCGCTGCCGGACGAGCACAGCAGACGCCAGTATGTAGAGCTGCTGATTAATAGCTTCGCCGGCGAGGCAGGACTGACAGAAGAAGTCTGTGCACGCCTGGCCGGCTGCAGCTTCGCCGATATTGAACAAATTGTCCTTAAGGCGAAGCGCAAAGCCATCATCGAGCAGGGTCCGCTGACCCGCGAGCATATTACTGCTTCCTATGAAGAGTATAGCCCTTCGCTTTGA
- a CDS encoding VOC family protein, with translation MRIEHLAMYVKDLELNKQFYIDFFQATANEMYHNPATGLRTYFLSFEQGPRLELMNRPEMTEAEQSLTRTGLIHFAFSAGSRPKVDELTLRLKEAGYKVLSGPRTTGDGYYESCILGPEGSQIEITE, from the coding sequence ATGCGAATCGAACATCTTGCGATGTATGTTAAGGATCTGGAATTGAACAAGCAATTCTATATCGATTTTTTTCAGGCCACAGCCAACGAAATGTACCATAACCCGGCAACCGGGCTAAGGACTTACTTCCTGAGCTTTGAACAGGGTCCGCGCCTGGAACTGATGAACCGGCCGGAGATGACAGAAGCTGAACAGTCTCTGACGCGGACAGGCTTGATTCATTTCGCGTTCAGTGCAGGCAGCAGACCAAAGGTGGATGAGCTAACGCTGCGGCTGAAGGAAGCCGGCTATAAGGTGTTAAGCGGCCCGCGCACAACCGGCGACGGGTATTATGAGAGCTGTATCCTAGGACCAGAGGGCAGCCAGATCGAGATTACAGAGTAA
- a CDS encoding LutB/LldF family L-lactate oxidation iron-sulfur protein, which produces MSLQTDTRQFSERTSDGLGDAFMRSAVGSAQDSLKTRRLSAATALGDWEQWRSAGQLIRQHTLQNLDYYLNQLAENIEKQGGHIYFAATKEEASSYIRDVIVRQGARKVVKSKSMVTEEIELNHVLMEAGCELVESDLGEYILQMDDWDPPSHIVAPALHKDRKQIRRVFAEKLGYTGDETPENLAAFARTVLREKFLDAEVGITGCNFAIANLGAINLVTNEGNGDLTAAIPKTHIAVMGMERIVPTLEEMEVLDNLLCRSAVGQKLTSYITVMGPAAAGDTDGPEEFHLVVVDNGRSDILGSEFNEALQCIRCGACLNVCPIYRHIGGHAYGSIYPGPIGAVITPLLGGYDDYKELPFASSLCGACTDVCPVKIPLHEQLILHRQNIVDQKRTSSGDRLQMKAASRLLASPALFGKALRLAHPATKLLSRQGRIVRGPALLQGWIQSRDLNQPVKQQDSFRAWMEKRSSQGGDS; this is translated from the coding sequence TTGAGCCTGCAAACCGATACACGCCAGTTCAGTGAACGTACTTCAGACGGCCTTGGTGATGCCTTCATGCGCAGTGCCGTCGGCTCGGCACAGGACAGTCTCAAGACCAGGCGCCTCTCTGCGGCAACCGCACTGGGAGACTGGGAGCAGTGGCGCAGTGCAGGCCAGCTGATCCGCCAGCATACGCTGCAGAATCTGGATTATTACCTGAACCAGCTTGCGGAGAACATCGAGAAGCAAGGCGGACATATCTATTTCGCCGCTACTAAGGAAGAAGCCAGCAGCTATATCCGGGATGTCATAGTGCGCCAAGGCGCACGCAAGGTCGTCAAATCAAAATCCATGGTCACAGAGGAGATTGAGCTGAACCATGTGCTGATGGAAGCGGGCTGCGAGCTGGTTGAGAGTGACCTTGGGGAATACATCCTGCAGATGGATGACTGGGACCCGCCCTCTCATATTGTTGCCCCGGCACTGCACAAGGACCGGAAGCAAATCCGGCGGGTATTCGCCGAGAAGCTTGGGTATACCGGGGATGAGACGCCGGAGAACCTCGCCGCCTTCGCCCGGACTGTTCTCCGGGAGAAGTTTCTTGACGCAGAGGTCGGCATTACAGGCTGCAATTTCGCTATTGCCAATCTGGGGGCGATTAATCTGGTCACCAATGAAGGCAATGGTGATCTCACCGCCGCCATTCCGAAGACGCATATTGCCGTAATGGGCATGGAACGGATTGTGCCGACTCTGGAGGAAATGGAGGTGCTGGATAATCTGCTCTGCCGCAGTGCAGTCGGGCAAAAGCTGACCAGCTACATTACCGTGATGGGACCTGCCGCTGCCGGAGATACGGACGGCCCGGAGGAATTCCATCTGGTAGTCGTGGATAACGGGCGCTCCGATATTCTCGGAAGCGAATTCAATGAAGCACTGCAGTGCATCCGCTGCGGCGCCTGCCTGAATGTCTGCCCCATCTACCGCCACATCGGCGGGCATGCCTACGGGTCGATTTATCCGGGACCGATCGGGGCAGTGATCACCCCGTTGCTCGGTGGATATGACGATTACAAGGAGCTGCCGTTCGCCTCCAGCCTCTGCGGCGCCTGCACCGATGTCTGCCCGGTCAAGATTCCGCTGCATGAGCAGCTGATTTTGCACCGGCAGAACATCGTGGATCAGAAGCGGACCAGCTCCGGCGACCGGCTGCAGATGAAGGCGGCCAGCCGGCTGCTTGCCTCCCCTGCCCTGTTCGGCAAAGCGCTGCGGCTGGCCCATCCGGCGACTAAGCTGCTGAGCAGACAGGGGCGGATTGTCCGGGGACCGGCACTGCTGCAGGGCTGGATTCAATCCCGTGATCTGAACCAGCCGGTGAAGCAGCAGGACAGCTTCCGCGCCTGGATGGAGAAGCGCAGCAGCCAAGGAGGGGACAGCTGA
- a CDS encoding (Fe-S)-binding protein, whose amino-acid sequence MKVSIFSTCLVDLMAPNVGIAMVQVLERLGCELDYPASQVCCGQPTYNSGYLKESKLAMQNMMLAFEASDYVVGPSGSCIAMFHEYPKIFQGDPHWELKAIALKEKSYEFTQFIVKVLGVTDVGASLEGTATYHRSCHMTRLLGEKETPFQLLEHVRGLQLEPLKNSDNCCGFGGTFSVKMPEISAQMADEKCGCVRDTGAEILISADMGCLMNIGGRLSRKGEPVRIMHIAEVLNQLEPETAKGGHPA is encoded by the coding sequence ATGAAAGTCAGTATTTTCTCGACTTGTCTTGTAGACCTCATGGCCCCGAATGTCGGCATAGCTATGGTTCAAGTGCTGGAGAGGCTTGGCTGCGAACTCGATTATCCGGCTTCACAGGTCTGCTGCGGTCAACCGACCTATAACAGCGGATACCTGAAGGAATCTAAGCTGGCGATGCAGAACATGATGCTTGCCTTTGAAGCTTCCGATTATGTCGTCGGCCCGTCAGGCTCCTGTATTGCCATGTTCCATGAATACCCGAAGATCTTCCAGGGCGACCCTCACTGGGAATTGAAAGCGATTGCTTTAAAAGAAAAGTCCTACGAATTCACCCAGTTCATCGTCAAGGTGCTCGGTGTAACAGATGTTGGCGCGAGTCTTGAAGGAACCGCCACCTATCATCGCTCCTGCCATATGACCCGGCTGCTTGGAGAGAAGGAAACGCCGTTCCAGCTGCTGGAGCATGTCAGAGGGCTGCAGCTTGAGCCGCTCAAGAACAGTGATAACTGCTGCGGCTTCGGCGGCACCTTCTCGGTGAAGATGCCGGAGATTTCAGCGCAGATGGCTGATGAGAAATGCGGCTGTGTCCGGGATACCGGCGCAGAAATTCTGATCAGTGCGGACATGGGCTGTCTGATGAATATCGGCGGCCGCCTGTCCCGTAAGGGCGAACCGGTACGAATCATGCATATTGCCGAAGTACTGAACCAATTGGAGCCGGAAACGGCTAAAGGGGGGCATCCGGCTTGA
- a CDS encoding DedA family protein: MGEIIHRILEFITGMGYWGILLGLALEVIPSEIVLAYAGYLVYQGQINLVEAVIFGTIGCLLQQVILYAIGLYGGRAFVDKYGKYLHIKAKHVDMTERWFQKYGVGVVFTSRFIPVVRQAISIPAGIAKMNMGKFLLFSGLASVPWAILFVSLGKALGENWENINEKAAPYTQPILWGAIGLMLIYVLYKTLTRKKKTVH, from the coding sequence ATGGGGGAAATTATACATCGCATATTGGAATTCATTACCGGAATGGGGTATTGGGGAATTCTGCTTGGACTGGCGCTTGAAGTCATCCCCAGTGAAATTGTACTGGCTTATGCAGGATATCTGGTCTACCAGGGGCAGATTAATCTGGTTGAGGCTGTTATCTTCGGCACCATAGGCTGCCTGCTGCAGCAGGTCATTCTGTATGCGATCGGACTATACGGAGGACGGGCCTTTGTCGATAAGTACGGGAAATATCTGCATATCAAAGCGAAGCATGTGGATATGACCGAGCGCTGGTTCCAGAAATACGGAGTCGGTGTAGTATTCACCTCACGTTTCATTCCAGTTGTCCGGCAAGCCATCTCCATTCCGGCGGGGATCGCGAAGATGAATATGGGCAAGTTCCTTCTGTTCTCGGGACTGGCTTCCGTTCCCTGGGCAATTCTGTTCGTCTCTCTCGGCAAAGCTCTGGGTGAGAACTGGGAGAATATTAATGAGAAGGCAGCGCCCTATACCCAGCCGATTCTCTGGGGTGCTATTGGCCTTATGCTAATCTACGTGCTGTATAAGACGCTGACCCGGAAGAAAAAAACAGTGCATTAA
- the aldA gene encoding aldehyde dehydrogenase yields the protein MTKHLMYIDGQFTASEDNEWIEVTNPATDEVISQVPKATRNDVIRAIDAAEAAQAAWEETPAVARGKYLHAIADGIRAEADSLARLISEEVGKTLELSTVEVNFTADYMDYMAEWARRYEGEIVQSDRDNENIFVFKRAIGVTTGILPWNFPFFLIARKMAPALITGNTIVVKPSAESPNNAVAFSKIVDAAGLPQGVFNLVTGRGGEVGHELASNPKVGMVSLTGSVPAGQKVMEAAAENIIKVSLELGGKAPAIVMDDADLDLAVRAIVDSRVINTGQVCNCAERVYVHEAIKDEFTARLIEAMKAVKYGDPLQDKDIHMGPLINKAAQESVQQKVDRAVQEGATIALGGKKVEGAGSFFEPTVITGATNDMDIVQDEIFGPVIPVIAFSTLDEAISLANDSEFGLTSSLYTQNLNVAMKVIKRLKYGETYINRENFEAMQGFHAGWRKSGIGGADGKHGLNEYLQTQVVYLQYDKSVN from the coding sequence GTGACTAAGCATTTGATGTATATTGACGGCCAATTTACCGCATCCGAGGATAATGAATGGATCGAAGTAACCAATCCGGCAACAGATGAAGTGATCTCACAGGTTCCCAAGGCTACAAGGAATGATGTCATACGCGCCATTGACGCAGCAGAAGCAGCCCAGGCTGCCTGGGAGGAGACTCCGGCGGTAGCTCGCGGCAAGTATTTGCATGCCATTGCTGACGGAATCCGTGCGGAGGCAGACAGCCTCGCCCGGCTGATCTCTGAAGAAGTAGGCAAGACACTGGAATTATCCACCGTAGAGGTTAATTTTACTGCAGACTATATGGATTATATGGCTGAATGGGCACGGCGTTATGAAGGTGAGATCGTCCAGAGCGACCGTGATAACGAAAATATATTTGTATTCAAAAGAGCGATCGGGGTCACCACAGGCATTCTGCCGTGGAATTTCCCGTTCTTCCTCATCGCCCGGAAGATGGCTCCTGCGCTGATCACCGGTAATACGATTGTCGTCAAGCCAAGTGCCGAATCCCCGAATAATGCCGTGGCGTTCAGTAAGATCGTCGACGCAGCCGGATTACCCCAAGGGGTGTTCAACCTCGTTACAGGCCGGGGCGGTGAAGTCGGGCATGAGCTGGCCAGCAATCCGAAGGTCGGAATGGTCAGTCTCACAGGCAGTGTTCCGGCAGGACAGAAGGTTATGGAAGCCGCAGCCGAGAACATCATCAAGGTCAGCCTTGAGCTTGGAGGTAAGGCACCGGCTATCGTTATGGATGATGCGGATCTGGATCTGGCGGTCAGAGCCATTGTTGACTCCCGGGTGATTAATACAGGGCAGGTCTGTAACTGTGCGGAGCGTGTCTATGTGCATGAGGCTATCAAGGATGAATTCACGGCCAGACTGATTGAAGCCATGAAGGCTGTGAAATATGGCGACCCGCTGCAGGATAAGGACATTCACATGGGACCGCTGATTAACAAAGCCGCGCAGGAATCAGTACAGCAGAAGGTGGACCGTGCAGTGCAGGAAGGGGCAACCATCGCCCTCGGCGGCAAAAAAGTAGAGGGGGCGGGCAGCTTTTTCGAGCCGACAGTGATTACCGGTGCGACCAACGATATGGACATCGTACAGGATGAAATCTTCGGACCGGTCATTCCGGTAATTGCTTTCTCAACGCTGGACGAGGCGATCTCCCTGGCCAATGACAGTGAATTCGGCCTGACCTCTTCGCTGTATACGCAGAATCTGAATGTGGCTATGAAAGTTATTAAACGACTGAAATACGGTGAAACCTATATTAACCGTGAGAATTTTGAAGCGATGCAGGGCTTCCACGCCGGCTGGCGTAAATCAGGCATCGGCGGCGCAGACGGCAAGCACGGGCTGAACGAATATCTGCAGACCCAAGTAGTCTATCTACAATATGACAAGTCCGTGAATTAA
- a CDS encoding AraC family transcriptional regulator, translated as MTKNMPQWDRHKNRIVNIEFQPVEELTSLPYPQRYTLIFITSGRVGGTVNDRPISVAAPGILCLAEGDAVNISEREQLAAQSFSFHADFLNSTYLSDSLEAYTAIPRIQTGLSLFGGNSRCSGVPRVTAAAFPLLLEWFFVLGTEVSAQSDERWACRIKKYFIKLLGLLEDLNSAQEHSPVDLVLEYIHTHYTDKISLADLTKCALLNRVSLNKMFQERCRTTAMGYLLAHRLKVAGELLTHTDMNLNDIARSTGFEYDTYFIKQFTAKKGMSPTAYRKTTRKAATAI; from the coding sequence GTGACGAAGAACATGCCGCAATGGGACCGCCACAAAAACCGCATCGTGAATATTGAATTTCAGCCGGTCGAGGAGCTCACTTCACTGCCGTATCCGCAGCGGTATACGCTGATCTTTATAACATCCGGAAGAGTCGGCGGGACAGTGAATGACCGTCCAATATCTGTAGCAGCTCCCGGCATTCTCTGCCTGGCCGAAGGTGACGCAGTTAACATATCGGAGAGAGAGCAGCTGGCCGCGCAATCCTTCAGCTTCCATGCCGACTTTCTCAACAGCACTTATCTTTCTGACTCCCTGGAAGCTTATACAGCTATCCCAAGGATTCAAACCGGACTTTCGCTGTTTGGCGGAAATTCCCGCTGTTCGGGTGTGCCGCGGGTTACCGCTGCCGCCTTCCCTCTGCTGCTGGAGTGGTTTTTCGTGCTGGGAACAGAGGTATCTGCCCAAAGCGATGAACGCTGGGCCTGCAGAATCAAGAAGTATTTCATTAAATTGTTAGGCTTGCTGGAGGATTTGAACTCTGCTCAGGAACACTCACCTGTCGATCTGGTTCTTGAGTATATCCACACCCATTATACGGACAAGATTTCTTTGGCGGATTTGACCAAATGCGCACTGTTGAACCGGGTGTCCCTGAACAAAATGTTTCAAGAGCGGTGCAGGACTACCGCAATGGGGTACCTGCTTGCGCACCGGCTTAAGGTTGCCGGAGAGCTTTTGACCCATACCGATATGAATCTGAACGATATTGCCCGGTCCACCGGGTTTGAGTATGACACTTATTTCATCAAGCAATTTACAGCCAAAAAAGGAATGTCACCCACCGCCTACCGGAAAACCACCCGCAAAGCAGCTACCGCGATCTAA
- a CDS encoding ROK family protein: protein MKIANANLMKEMNMNLVRLVMKQAETATKPQLAALTRLSVVTINSLAKELLERGEIYENQVVASNGGRPALTYSYNYNFRQALVICLKEQGGERFASAIVVNLGNRAVAKQEYILPAYDRQFFREIVHQFMGSHPDIQMIGLGIPGQTVDGTIVVSSHEELQGTSIVTEIGHESGLPVIVENDVNAAIIGYAAREKTAEAGEAVAGIYFPGKYPPGMGIYLDGRIIKGRNGMAGEIKFLPLAADWYTELAPSAFMHAACQIIQSVNAVLAPDKIVIYQKFVGEAEWTPFWERYRMEQPMPQYPEILLLDSFQEDYEAGMRQLILNQLDPAVTGYTAQVL, encoded by the coding sequence ATGAAGATTGCCAATGCCAATCTGATGAAGGAAATGAACATGAATCTCGTCCGTCTGGTCATGAAGCAGGCGGAGACGGCTACCAAGCCGCAGCTCGCCGCGTTAACCAGGCTGAGTGTGGTTACGATCAATTCGCTGGCCAAAGAGCTGCTGGAGCGCGGTGAAATTTATGAGAATCAGGTGGTGGCTTCGAATGGCGGAAGGCCTGCCCTGACCTATAGCTATAATTATAACTTCAGGCAGGCGCTGGTCATCTGCTTGAAGGAGCAGGGCGGAGAGCGTTTCGCCTCAGCCATCGTGGTTAACCTGGGCAACAGGGCCGTTGCGAAACAGGAATATATTCTTCCTGCATACGACCGGCAGTTCTTTCGGGAGATCGTACACCAGTTTATGGGCTCGCATCCGGATATTCAAATGATCGGACTCGGAATACCCGGGCAGACCGTTGACGGGACTATTGTTGTAAGCAGCCATGAGGAGCTTCAAGGAACCTCAATTGTAACGGAAATCGGACACGAGTCCGGCTTGCCGGTAATCGTGGAGAATGATGTGAATGCTGCAATTATCGGCTACGCAGCCCGGGAGAAGACGGCTGAAGCGGGCGAAGCGGTGGCGGGTATTTATTTTCCAGGGAAATATCCGCCCGGTATGGGGATTTATCTGGATGGCAGGATCATCAAGGGAAGAAACGGAATGGCCGGGGAGATTAAATTCCTGCCGCTGGCTGCGGACTGGTATACTGAGCTTGCTCCGTCCGCCTTCATGCATGCTGCCTGTCAGATCATCCAAAGTGTCAATGCCGTGCTCGCTCCTGACAAAATTGTAATATACCAAAAGTTCGTCGGAGAGGCAGAGTGGACGCCATTCTGGGAGAGATACCGTATGGAACAGCCGATGCCACAGTATCCGGAGATTTTGCTGCTGGACAGCTTTCAGGAAGATTATGAAGCCGGAATGCGCCAGCTGATCTTGAATCAGCTTGATCCGGCAGTAACCGGTTATACCGCCCAGGTCCTCTGA
- a CDS encoding epoxide hydrolase, with amino-acid sequence MAVERFHIGVADEILEDLKWRLKHTRWPEQLSDVSWERGTELTYLQSLVSYWQHQYDWREQEAKLNRFNQFRCNIDGIDIHFVHERGRGPNPLPLILTHGWPDSYLRYQSIIPLLTDPARYGGNPEDAFDVIVPSLPGFGFSGRPAQSGINNERVSELWVKLMTEELGYTRFGAAGGDLGSGVTRYLAFNHPELLTGIHLTDIGILRDLMNTPVSAELTEEELRYKRNAQEWIAQEGAYMSAQSTRPQTIAYGLTDSPVGLAAWLIEKFRAWSGCNGDLQRVFSMDELLTHIMLYWVTGTAGSAAHMYYENAHSLPPLGRIEVPAGIAIFRADVLQPPRKWAARNLNITRWTSIPRGGHFTAMEEPELFTEDIRAFYRTLRGGTDR; translated from the coding sequence ATGGCTGTTGAACGTTTTCATATCGGGGTCGCAGATGAAATTCTTGAGGATTTGAAATGGAGATTGAAGCATACCCGCTGGCCGGAGCAATTAAGTGATGTCTCCTGGGAACGCGGAACTGAATTAACCTATTTGCAGTCACTCGTATCCTACTGGCAGCACCAGTATGACTGGCGAGAGCAGGAAGCGAAGCTGAACCGCTTCAACCAGTTCCGCTGTAACATTGACGGGATTGACATTCATTTCGTACATGAGCGGGGCCGGGGGCCGAATCCGCTCCCTCTGATACTGACTCACGGATGGCCGGACAGCTATTTGCGTTATCAGTCCATCATTCCGCTGCTTACCGATCCTGCCCGCTACGGCGGCAATCCGGAGGATGCCTTCGATGTCATTGTCCCTTCCCTGCCCGGCTTCGGCTTCTCCGGCCGCCCTGCCCAAAGCGGAATTAATAATGAACGCGTCTCTGAGCTGTGGGTGAAACTGATGACGGAGGAGCTTGGTTATACCCGGTTTGGTGCGGCTGGCGGAGATCTTGGGTCTGGAGTCACCAGATATCTTGCCTTCAATCATCCTGAGCTGCTGACCGGTATTCATCTTACTGATATCGGCATCCTCCGCGATCTTATGAATACACCCGTTTCGGCTGAGCTTACAGAAGAGGAGCTCCGCTATAAGCGGAATGCGCAGGAGTGGATAGCCCAGGAGGGGGCGTATATGTCGGCTCAATCGACAAGACCGCAGACGATTGCTTACGGGCTGACCGATTCACCAGTGGGACTGGCTGCCTGGCTGATAGAGAAATTCCGGGCCTGGAGCGGCTGTAATGGTGACCTCCAGCGAGTCTTCAGCATGGACGAGCTGCTCACCCACATTATGCTCTACTGGGTCACAGGGACGGCGGGTTCTGCAGCGCATATGTATTATGAGAACGCCCATTCCTTGCCGCCGCTTGGCCGGATTGAGGTGCCGGCAGGCATAGCAATTTTCCGGGCAGATGTCTTGCAGCCACCCCGGAAATGGGCAGCGCGCAATCTGAACATTACCCGCTGGACCTCCATTCCCCGTGGCGGACATTTCACTGCCATGGAAGAACCGGAGCTGTTTACTGAAGATATCAGGGCTTTCTACCGGACATTAAGAGGGGGAACTGACCGCTAG
- a CDS encoding MFS transporter, translating into MATWFLTIIYLAFISLGLPDSLLGSAWPVMRPELGASLGSAGLITMIIAGGTIVSSLFSGKMTELLGTGKITLISCLMTAGALYGFSAAPSLFWLIVLAIPLGLGAGAVDAALNHYVATHYKAHHMSWLHCFWGVGATMGPIIMSYYIAEHNSWRSGYGAVSLIQFGLVIILLVTLPLWGKIAAIHKQSGASGSHEPANSEEEAPAAGNGGRVNVLQIKGVKNTLIAFLFYCGLELTVGLWGASYLVGVRGLNAQTAAAWVSLYYAGITVGRLITGFITLKVSNLVLIRTGQLTAMAGGLLILLPLPDYFALAGLILIGIGLAPIYPGLLHETPARFGAGNSSRLMGYQMAVAYTGSTLLPPLFGLIATRTSVAIFPVAVILFLVFMFLSAESVNRVIRKKQAAG; encoded by the coding sequence ATGGCAACTTGGTTTCTTACTATCATTTATCTTGCTTTTATCAGTTTGGGGCTGCCGGATTCATTGCTCGGCTCTGCCTGGCCGGTGATGCGGCCTGAACTGGGAGCTTCCCTGGGCTCAGCCGGTCTGATTACAATGATTATCGCAGGCGGGACCATTGTCTCCAGCCTGTTCAGCGGGAAGATGACAGAGCTTCTGGGCACCGGCAAAATCACGCTGATCAGCTGCCTGATGACCGCGGGTGCACTGTACGGATTCTCCGCAGCCCCTTCGCTGTTCTGGCTGATTGTCCTCGCCATCCCGCTTGGACTGGGGGCTGGGGCAGTAGATGCGGCGCTGAATCATTACGTTGCCACCCACTATAAGGCTCATCACATGAGCTGGCTGCACTGCTTCTGGGGAGTGGGCGCAACGATGGGGCCGATCATTATGTCCTACTATATTGCAGAGCACAACTCCTGGCGGAGCGGCTATGGGGCGGTATCGCTCATCCAGTTCGGATTGGTTATTATTCTGCTTGTTACCCTGCCATTGTGGGGCAAAATCGCCGCCATCCACAAACAAAGTGGCGCTTCCGGCAGCCACGAACCGGCAAACAGCGAAGAAGAGGCACCTGCTGCCGGTAATGGCGGACGCGTGAATGTTCTGCAGATCAAAGGTGTGAAGAATACGCTGATCGCCTTCCTGTTCTACTGCGGGCTGGAGCTAACCGTAGGCTTATGGGGAGCAAGCTACCTTGTCGGGGTCAGGGGACTTAACGCACAGACGGCCGCTGCCTGGGTATCACTCTATTACGCCGGAATTACCGTCGGCCGGCTGATCACCGGCTTCATTACACTAAAAGTCAGCAACCTGGTGCTGATCCGCACAGGCCAGCTGACGGCCATGGCCGGCGGGCTTCTGATCCTGCTGCCGCTGCCGGATTACTTCGCCTTAGCCGGTCTCATTCTGATCGGTATCGGGCTGGCCCCGATCTACCCGGGACTGCTGCATGAAACTCCGGCGCGGTTTGGCGCGGGCAATTCCTCCCGGCTGATGGGATACCAGATGGCTGTTGCCTATACGGGTTCAACACTGCTGCCGCCGCTGTTCGGCCTGATTGCTACCCGTACGAGTGTTGCTATTTTTCCGGTTGCGGTAATCCTGTTCCTCGTGTTTATGTTCCTGAGTGCCGAGAGTGTAAACCGTGTGATCCGGAAAAAGCAGGCTGCAGGTTGA
- a CDS encoding glycerophosphodiester phosphodiesterase family protein: MMKFFRHKAYFIGIHVLMFGFLISTLYAYSPGIRVIVKQIIDPPNDVYTIAHRGASGYAPENTMPAIELAKEMKAEYVEIDIHLTKDLVPVVIHDDTVNRTTNGKGYVKNMSLEQIRQLDAGTWFNEAYPMFAREQYAGTPVPTLEQVFETFGKDIRYMLEIKDARPNVNIESILNDMIIKYDLEHEVAVHSFSESSLRRFHAINPDIPLYQLVWNDYTAARIPESYLNKVKTYAVGISPNFQGITPTYVSQIKRSGLKVMPYTVNYQVNMDKAYSWGVDGVYTNFPDRFLEVIENNRENARW; this comes from the coding sequence ATGATGAAATTTTTCCGGCACAAAGCTTATTTTATTGGAATTCACGTATTGATGTTCGGTTTCCTAATCTCCACATTGTATGCATACTCGCCGGGAATCCGGGTCATTGTCAAGCAGATCATTGATCCGCCGAATGATGTCTACACTATTGCCCACCGCGGCGCTTCCGGTTATGCTCCTGAGAATACAATGCCCGCTATCGAGCTGGCCAAGGAAATGAAAGCAGAATATGTGGAGATTGATATCCACTTAACGAAGGATCTGGTGCCTGTAGTCATTCATGATGATACGGTGAACCGTACTACTAACGGTAAGGGATATGTAAAAAATATGAGTCTGGAGCAGATCCGGCAGCTGGATGCAGGCACCTGGTTCAATGAGGCGTATCCGATGTTTGCCAGAGAACAGTATGCGGGTACCCCGGTTCCGACGCTGGAACAGGTCTTCGAGACGTTCGGCAAGGACATCAGGTATATGCTGGAGATCAAGGATGCCAGGCCCAACGTGAATATTGAGTCCATATTAAACGATATGATTATAAAATATGATCTGGAGCATGAGGTTGCTGTTCACTCCTTCAGCGAGTCCAGTCTGCGGCGATTCCATGCCATTAATCCGGACATTCCGCTGTACCAGCTCGTATGGAATGATTACACAGCTGCAAGAATCCCTGAATCCTATCTGAATAAGGTGAAGACTTATGCCGTCGGGATCAGTCCCAACTTCCAGGGAATTACGCCTACGTATGTGTCACAGATCAAGCGGTCCGGACTTAAGGTGATGCCTTATACGGTCAATTATCAGGTCAACATGGACAAAGCCTATTCCTGGGGAGTCGATGGAGTCTACACTAATTTCCCCGACCGTTTCCTTGAGGTGATTGAGAACAACAGGGAGAATGCCCGGTGGTAG